GAACTTATCTGACGATGCCTCAGAACTGATACCAGTTCTAGTTATCGCGGGCAATGCCCCGGACAGCGGGACGCTCCACCTGGGCCCCTGGCGACTGACCTGCCACCACGGCGTGCGGGACGACGGCAGACGGGGTGGCAGCCGGGGCGAGCTGCGACGGAGGCAGTCGATACCGTGCAGCTCTCGGACGGACAACGACAAGGAGCGGCATGGGCAAGAACGCACCGGTGACGATCGAGCTGGTGCCTCGGAGCTGACCTGACGTGCCCTTCACGTGCCCGATCAGGCGGGAGATCCCGTGGGCTTCCAGCACTTCGACGTAGCGCTGGACCTTCGCCCCCAGGACAGACTCGGGCAGTGTGCGCGCGGCCGGCGCTGGCAGGTCACTCTTGGCCATCGGCGGTGCCTGAACGTCGGTTAGGTCCCGGGCTTGCCCCGGGCCGCCCCCGGACAGAGTCAGGGATGCAGCCGCACTGCAGAGCTGGACACCTCGGAAGCCGACCGCGCGCAAGCGGACTCTAACCAGCGGTACCGACAACGGCCGTCGCGCGGCCAGGCGCCGCCGGTCCGGGCCGTCCGTGGGCCGTGCGAGGGGGCTCGGCAACGGCCGACGACGACCCACCACGACAGCGCGATCGCAGGTCGGCGTCGCCCCGTAGGCCGGTCGGCGTCGCCCCGTAGGCCGGTCGGCATCGCCGTCGTCGGCGCCTCCGGCGGAGCCGCGAGGAGTCAACCTGGCGGCGATCCGGGTGACGGCCTCCGACCTGCCGCTTCCGGGCCGGACGCGGGCGACGCCACCAGGATGGACCCCCAAGCAGGAGGGTCGCCCGACGGTGGGACCCGTCAAGAGGAGCCGTACCGCGTCATGAAGGACTTCCCCTCGATCCCCACCGCTCCCCGCGCGCTCCCCCTGATCGGGCACGTCGTGCCGCTGCTGCGGGACCCGCTGGCGTTCCTGAACTCGCTGCCCGCCCACGGCGAGCTGGTCCGCATCCGGCTCGGCCCCCTCGCCGTCGTCGTGGTCTGCGATCCGGAACTGACCCGGCAAGTCCTGCTGGACGACCGCGTCTTCGACAAGGGCGGCCCGCTGTACGACCGCCTGCGCGAAGTGATCGGCGACGGCGTGGTCTCCTGCCGGCATCAGGCCCATCGCCGACTGCGGCGGCTGTCCCAGCCCGCCTTCCACCAGGCCCGGCTCCCGGACTACGCACGGGCCATGACCACCTGCGTCCAGGAGACGACCGACTCCTGGAGTCCCGGCCAAGTCCTCGACGTACCCGCCGAGATGATGACGACCAGCTCCAGGATCATCACCGCCACGCTGTTCTCCGACACCCTGCCCTCGACCGCGCACGGCCGGCTCGTCAGCGACGTCACCACCGTGGTCAAGAGCCTCTACCAGCGGATGTTCCTGATCCCGCCGCTGGACCGTCTGCCCACCCCCGGCAATCGCGCCCACCTCGCCGCCCGCGCCCGCCTCCACGACACCGTGGAGCGCATCATCGCCCAGCGCCGCGCCGACGGCGCCGACCACGGCGACCTGCTCTCGGCCCTGGTGGCGGCCCACGACCCCGAGGACGACCGCCCCGGCATGACCGGCGCCGAGATCAGCGACACGATCGTCTCCTTCATCCTGGCCGGCATCGAGAGCACCGCCGCCACGCTGTCCTCGGCACTCGATCTGCTGGCCCGCCACCCCGAAGTCGAGCGGCGGGTGCACGCCGAGGTCGACACCGCCCTGCGCGGCGCGCCGGCCACCCACGCCGACCTGCCGCGCCTGCCACTGACCGAGCGCGTCATCACCGAGACCCTCCGGCTGCGCCCGCCCGGCTGGTTCTTCACCCGCGCGGTCACCGCCGACACGCACCTCGGCGGGCACCTCCTGCAGGCCGGGACCAGCGTCGCCTACAGCCCGTACCTCATCCACCACCGGCCCGACCTCTACCCCGATCCCGAAGCCTTCGCCCCCGACCGCTGGGCCTCCCCGCACCCCCGACCGCCACGCCACGCCTTCCTGCCCTTCGCCGCGGGCGCCCGCAAATGCATCGGCGACTCCTTCAGCATGGTCGAGGCCACCCTCGCCCTCGCGACCATCGCCTCCCGATGGCACCTGGAACACGTGCCGGGCCACCGGGGCCGCCTCGCCGCCGCCGTGACGCTCGAACTCCGCGACCTGCGCATGCGGGTACGGCCACGCACCGCGATGCCCGCGTCGACCGTCCGATCGCAGGTCGGAGACGGAAGGAAGTCCTTTCCCCCAGACCGAAGCTGACGTACCGTCAGTTCTCGTTAGGATGAGAGATGGCCGAGCAAGCTCCGTACGGTCTTGGAGAGATGAGGGCACATGACCCAGGTGACCGAGCACGGCGGAGGCGTCTGGTCCCTACGGGTCCCCATCCCGGACAATCCGCTCGGCCACACCCTGGTCCACGTCCTCGACACCGACCGCGGACCGGTCCTCGTCGACACCGGCTGGGACGACCCGGCTTCCTGGAGCGAACTCACCGACGGACTGAACGCGTTGGGGCTCTCCGTGAAGGACGTCCACGGGGTCGTCATCACCCATCACCACCCCGACCACCACGGCCTCTCCGGCCGGGTCCGTGACGAGTCCGGGGCCTGGATCGCCATGCACGCGGCCGACACCGCCGTCGTCCGCCGCACCCGTGACGCCGAACCCGGCACCTGGCTCGACTACATGGTCCACAAGCTGACCGCCGTCGGCGCGCCCGAGGAGCACGTCGCCCCCCTGCGGGCCGCCCGCGCCTCCGGCCGGATGCGGACCCTGCCCGGTCTCGGCTCCGCCCTCCCCGACCGCGAGATCGTCCCCGGCGAGCTCCTCGACCTGGCCGGCCGGCGGCTGCGCGCGATCTGGACCCCCGGCCACACCCCCGGCCACGTCTGCCTCCACCTGGAGGAGGAGCACCCCTCCCGGCTGCCGGGCCACGGCCGGCTCTTCTCCGGTGACCACCTGCTTCCCGGGATCTCCCCGCACATCGGGCTGTACGAGAACCCGGGCGAGCTCCACGAGACCGACCCCCTCGGCGACTACCTCGACTCGCTCGAACGCATCGGCCGACTCGGCGTCGCCGAGGTCCTCCCCGCCCATCAGTACGCCTTCGCCGACGCCAAGGGCCGCATCGACGAGCTCCTCGTCCACCACGAGGAACGGCTCACCGGACTCCTCGCCCTGATCGCCACCCCGCTCACCCCCTGGCAGCTGGCCGAGCGGATGGAGTGGAACCGGCCCTGGGCGGAGATCCCCCACGGCTCCCGCAACATCGCCGTCAGCGAGGCCGAGGCCCACGTCCGCCGTCTGGTGAAGCTCGGCCGCGCGGAGGCGGTGACGGGTACGGACCCGGTGACGTACGTCGCGGTGTGAGCCTCCGCTGCCCTACGGGTGCGAGCCTCCCCCGCCCTGCCGGTGCGAGGCGCCCCCTCCCTGCGGATGTGAGCCTCCCCCGTCCTGCGGATGTGAGGCGCCCGGACCTGCGGGTGTGAGCCTCCCCGGCCCGCGGATGTGAGGCGCCTCGCACCCCCGGGGCGGCGCGCGTACGGGCCGGTAGAGTGGGCGGGTCGTCATCATGCCCGTACGGGGGGAAGCCGGTGCGAGTCCGGCACTGACCCCGCAACCGTGAGCCGCTCCCCCGGGAGCGGCGAGTCGGAATGCCCCGTCCGGGACGTGACCGCCGGCACCGTCGAGGAATACGGAGCCGGAGCCTGGTGCCCCTGAGGCGTGCCGGTGCCCGGCCGCAGGAGAGGGCCCCATGAACACCGTCCGCCGCGGCGCCGCCGCGCTCGCCGCCGCCGCAGTCGTACTCGGCACCGGAGCAGCTCTTCCGGCCGCCGCCACGCCCTCCCCTTCCGCCTCGGCCGGCACGGCCCCGGTCGGTCCGTACGGCACGTCGGACCCGACCTACGACGGCGTCTGGCGCCAGTCGCTCGCCTTCCTCGCCCAGCGCGGAACCGGCTTCCAGCCCGCCGACCAGTCCGTGGACTGGCTCCTCGGCCAGCAGTGCGCCGACGGCTCCTTCAGCTCGTACCGCGCGGACGCCACGAAGCCCTGTGACGCGAAGACGATGCGGGACACCAACGCCACCGCCCTCGCCGTCCAGGCACTCGCCGCCGTCCGCCGCCAGTACGCCGACCCCGAGAAGGTCACCACGGCCGTCGACGCCGGCACCGACTGGCTGCGGAGCGCGCAGAACAAGGACGGCGGCTGGGGCTACACCCCCGGCGGCGGCCCCAGCGACGCCAACTCCACCTCGGTGATCATCGGCGCCCTCGCCGCGGCCGGCGTCAAGCCCGTCGAGTTCACCTCCGCCGAGGGCCGCACCCCCTACGACGCGCTCCTCACCTTCGCGCTGCCCTGCTCGGACAAGGACGGCGCCGGAGCCTTCGCGTACCAGCCGGACAAGAACGGCACGCTGCTCGCCAACGCGGACGCCACCGCCGCCGCCACCCTCGCCGGGCTCGGCAAGAGCATCGTCTCCAGCAAGGCCCGCCCCGCCCAGCCGCCGACCTGCGAGGACCCGGCCAAGCCGACCGCCGACCGGGCCGCCCTCAACGGCGCCTCCTACCTGGCGAAGGCCCTCGCGACGACCGGCCACCTCATGGCCCCGCCGATGCCCGGCGCCACCGACACGACGGCGAAGCCGGACATCGGCAACACCGCCGACGCGGTCGTGGCGCTCGCCGCGGCCGGCGCCTCCAAGGAGGCCGAGCCGGCGCTGGAGTGGCTGGAGACGAACTCCGCCTCCTGGGCGAAGGAGAGCGGCCCCGCCGCCTACGCGCAGCTGATCCTGGCCGCCCGCGCGATGGACACCGACCCGCGCGAGTTCGGCACCGCCGACCTCGTCGAGCAGCTCAACGCCCTGGGCCCGGCGCCCAAGACCCCGGACACCTCCACCGCCTCCACGAGTGAGGACGAGGGGGGCTTCGACGTCTGGTGGATCATCGGCATCGGCATGGTCGTCGGCGTCGGCATCGGCTTCCTCGTGAGCGGCCGCAAGAAGTGACGACGGTCGGGACGACGGCGGTCGAGACGACGGCGGTACGGACGACAGCAGTACGGACGACAGCAGTCGAGACGACAGCGGTACGGACGACGGCGCTCAGGGCTGTGGTCGGCCGGGGCGCCGCGCGGGCCTTCGCCGCCATGGCCGGGGCGCTGCTGATGCTCACCGCCGTCGCGGCGGCCCCGGCGCAGGCCGCGGGCTACCGCTACTGGTCGTTCTGGGAGAGCGCCGAGGGGAAGCCCTGGGCGTACGCCACCCAGGGGCCGGCGACCGCCCGCCCCGCCGACGGCGACGCGATCGGCTTCCGCTTCGCGATCAGCCAGGGCACGAGCGACACCTCCCTGCCCTCCGTGGCCCCCGACTTCCCGGGGATCTGCGCGGGCGTGGAGAAGAAGGACGGCACCAAGCGGATCGCGGTCGTCGTCGACTTCGGCGGACCGCAGGACGCCCCGCCCGGCGAGCGGCTCCCGGCGAAGACCGTCCGGGTCGGCTGCGCGCAGGTCCGCGAGGACGCGACGGGCGCGGAGGCGCTGGCCGAGGTGGCGAAGCCGCTGCGGTACGACGGCGCGGCGATGCTGTGCGGGATCGCGGGCTATCCGGCGCGGGGCTGCGGCGAGCAGGTCGCGGAGGGCGGGGAGAAGACGGGGGCTTCGGTCGCCCCCACCACCGCGCCCGGTCCCGGCACCCCTGAGGCTTCCGCTTCCGGGGAAGGGGCCGGCAGCCCGTCGTTCGGCGTGCTCGCCGGCGGAGCCGCCGTCCTGGCGCTCGGCGGTGCCGCGATCTGGAAGGCTCGCCGGCGCGGATGAGCCCCGCACGTAGCCGCGGTGCGTTCACGGCCCCCGTGGCGAACCGGTCGAACGCCCTGCACGCCGGAGCCTGGTGGCTGTGGGCGCTCGGCCTGGCCGTCGCCGCCTCCCGTACCACCAACCCGCTGCTGCTCGGCCTGCTCGTCGGCGTCGCCGGGTACGTCGTGGCGGCCCGTCGTACGGACGCGCCCTGGGCGCGCTCGTACGGCGCGTTCGTGAAGCTCGGTCTGTTCGTCGTCTTCCTGCGGGTGGTCTTCTCGCTGCTGCTCGGTTCCCCCATCCCGGGGACGCACGTCCTGTTCACGCTGCCCGAGGTGCCGCTGCCCGACTGGGCGCAAGGGGTACGGATCGGTGGCCGGGTCACCGCCGAGCAACTGGTCTTCGCGCTCTACGACGGCGCCAAGCTGGCGACCCTGCTGATCTGCGTGGGCGCGGCGAACGCGCTGGCCAACCCGGCGCGGCTGCTGAAATCGCTGCCGGGGGCGCTGTACGAGGCCGGGGTCGCCGTCGTCGTGGCGATGACCTTCGCGCCGAACATGGTCGCGGACGTGGTCCGGCTGCGGACCGCCCGCCGCCTGCGGGGCCGCCCCACGGGCGGGGTGCGCGCGGTGCTCCAGATCGGCCTGCCGGTGCTCGAAGGGGCGCTTGAGCGGTCGGTCGCGGTGGCGGCGTCGATGGACGCGCGGGGCTACGGCCGGACGGCCCAGGTCCCCGCCTCCGTACGCCGTACGACGAACGTCCTGACGCTGGGCGGACTGCTCGGCGTCTGCGCCGGTTCGTACGGGCTGCTCGCGGCGGAGGGCGCCGGATACGGGCTCCCGCTGCTGGCCGCCGGGCTCCTCGCGGCGATGGCGGGGCTCCGGCTCGGCGGGCGGCGGACCGTACGGACCCGGTACCGGCCCGACCACTGGGGCGCGCGGGCCTGGCTGGTCGCGGGCTCGGGAGTGACGGTCGCGG
Above is a genomic segment from Streptomyces sp. NBC_00094 containing:
- a CDS encoding cytochrome P450 → MKDFPSIPTAPRALPLIGHVVPLLRDPLAFLNSLPAHGELVRIRLGPLAVVVVCDPELTRQVLLDDRVFDKGGPLYDRLREVIGDGVVSCRHQAHRRLRRLSQPAFHQARLPDYARAMTTCVQETTDSWSPGQVLDVPAEMMTTSSRIITATLFSDTLPSTAHGRLVSDVTTVVKSLYQRMFLIPPLDRLPTPGNRAHLAARARLHDTVERIIAQRRADGADHGDLLSALVAAHDPEDDRPGMTGAEISDTIVSFILAGIESTAATLSSALDLLARHPEVERRVHAEVDTALRGAPATHADLPRLPLTERVITETLRLRPPGWFFTRAVTADTHLGGHLLQAGTSVAYSPYLIHHRPDLYPDPEAFAPDRWASPHPRPPRHAFLPFAAGARKCIGDSFSMVEATLALATIASRWHLEHVPGHRGRLAAAVTLELRDLRMRVRPRTAMPASTVRSQVGDGRKSFPPDRS
- a CDS encoding MBL fold metallo-hydrolase; this translates as MTQVTEHGGGVWSLRVPIPDNPLGHTLVHVLDTDRGPVLVDTGWDDPASWSELTDGLNALGLSVKDVHGVVITHHHPDHHGLSGRVRDESGAWIAMHAADTAVVRRTRDAEPGTWLDYMVHKLTAVGAPEEHVAPLRAARASGRMRTLPGLGSALPDREIVPGELLDLAGRRLRAIWTPGHTPGHVCLHLEEEHPSRLPGHGRLFSGDHLLPGISPHIGLYENPGELHETDPLGDYLDSLERIGRLGVAEVLPAHQYAFADAKGRIDELLVHHEERLTGLLALIATPLTPWQLAERMEWNRPWAEIPHGSRNIAVSEAEAHVRRLVKLGRAEAVTGTDPVTYVAV
- a CDS encoding prenyltransferase/squalene oxidase repeat-containing protein, translated to MNTVRRGAAALAAAAVVLGTGAALPAAATPSPSASAGTAPVGPYGTSDPTYDGVWRQSLAFLAQRGTGFQPADQSVDWLLGQQCADGSFSSYRADATKPCDAKTMRDTNATALAVQALAAVRRQYADPEKVTTAVDAGTDWLRSAQNKDGGWGYTPGGGPSDANSTSVIIGALAAAGVKPVEFTSAEGRTPYDALLTFALPCSDKDGAGAFAYQPDKNGTLLANADATAAATLAGLGKSIVSSKARPAQPPTCEDPAKPTADRAALNGASYLAKALATTGHLMAPPMPGATDTTAKPDIGNTADAVVALAAAGASKEAEPALEWLETNSASWAKESGPAAYAQLILAARAMDTDPREFGTADLVEQLNALGPAPKTPDTSTASTSEDEGGFDVWWIIGIGMVVGVGIGFLVSGRKK
- a CDS encoding SCO2322 family protein; protein product: MAGALLMLTAVAAAPAQAAGYRYWSFWESAEGKPWAYATQGPATARPADGDAIGFRFAISQGTSDTSLPSVAPDFPGICAGVEKKDGTKRIAVVVDFGGPQDAPPGERLPAKTVRVGCAQVREDATGAEALAEVAKPLRYDGAAMLCGIAGYPARGCGEQVAEGGEKTGASVAPTTAPGPGTPEASASGEGAGSPSFGVLAGGAAVLALGGAAIWKARRRG
- a CDS encoding energy-coupling factor transporter transmembrane component T produces the protein MSPARSRGAFTAPVANRSNALHAGAWWLWALGLAVAASRTTNPLLLGLLVGVAGYVVAARRTDAPWARSYGAFVKLGLFVVFLRVVFSLLLGSPIPGTHVLFTLPEVPLPDWAQGVRIGGRVTAEQLVFALYDGAKLATLLICVGAANALANPARLLKSLPGALYEAGVAVVVAMTFAPNMVADVVRLRTARRLRGRPTGGVRAVLQIGLPVLEGALERSVAVAASMDARGYGRTAQVPASVRRTTNVLTLGGLLGVCAGSYGLLAAEGAGYGLPLLAAGLLAAMAGLRLGGRRTVRTRYRPDHWGARAWLVAGSGVTVAVLMIWANAYAPEALHPGVVPLEAPELPLWPAMSILVGLVPAFVAPVPEESVRQESARQESARQESVRRESARRESARRESARRESVLPESVRPESVPKEST